One Setaria viridis chromosome 3, Setaria_viridis_v4.0, whole genome shotgun sequence DNA window includes the following coding sequences:
- the LOC117849979 gene encoding probable histone H2AXb: MSSSGGRGKPKGTKAVSRSSKAGLQFPVGRVARYLKTGKYAERVGGGAPVYLSAVLEYLAAEVLELAGNAARDNKKNRIVPRHIQLAVRNDEELSKLLGAVTIAAGGVLPNIHQTLLPKKAGGKGKADIGSASQEF, from the exons ATGAGTtccagcggcggcaggggcaaGCCCAAGGGCACCAAGGCGGTGTCGCGGTCGTCCAAGGCCGGCCTGCAGTTCCCCGTCGGCCGCGTCGCGCGCTACCTCAAGACGGGCAAGTACGCCGAGCGCGTCGGCGGGGGAGCCCCCGTCTACCTCTCCGCCGTCCTAGAGTACCTCGCCGCCGAG gtgctggagctcgccgGCAACGCGGCGCGCGACAACAAGAAGAACCGGATCGTGCCGCGCCACATCCAGCTCGCCGTGCGCAACGACGAGGAGCTCAGCAAGCTGCTGGGGGCCGTCACCATCGCCGCCGGAGGGGTGCTGCCAAACATCCACCAGACGCTGCTGCCCAAGAAGGCCGGCGGCAAGGGCAAGGCCGACATCGGATCTGCCTCCCAGGAGTTCTAG